The sequence below is a genomic window from Candidatus Methylacidiphilales bacterium.
CCTCGACCGCCAGTGGAAATTCGACATCATCCCGCACATCATTCCGCAGCAGGAATGGAATCTGATCGAAGCCGGCCTCATCCAGCGCACGCGCGCATTCAGCAGGTTTCTTTCCGACCTGTATTCGGAACAAAAAATCCTCAAGGAAAAGGTCATCCCCTATCATCTTGTTTTCGAGGACCCATCCTATCTTTTCGAATACAGCAACATCCCCACCCCGCGGGACATCAACATCCTCATCGGCGCGGTCGATCTGGTCCGCGGCACGGACGGACGCTGGTTCGCCACCCAAAACCATTACTCAACGCCCTTCGGCATTTCCTTCATCCTCCAAAACCGGCGGATGCTGACCCAGGCATTTCCGGAGATATTCCAGACTTTCAATGCCTGCCCGGTTTCCTCCTTCAGCACGGAATTGGTCGAACGCATTTCCTCGCTTTCGGACAAGCCGAACCCGCACATCGTCCTGTTGAGCCACAGCACCACGCTGGATAATTTTTTCGAGGAAAGCTTTCTCGCGCGCCGCATGGGCGTGGCCATTGTCAAGCCCGCCGACCTCATCGTTCGCGAGAACTGCGTCTATCTGAAAACGATCCGGGGCCTTGAGCAGGTCGATGTCATTTACCGGCGCCTGGAAAGCCGCTCCATCGATCCCATCGCGTTTCGCGGCGCCTCGCAGCAGGGCATTCCGGGTCTGGTCAACTGCGCGCGCCAGGGCAAGGTGGCCATCGCGAACGCGCTGGGCTGTGGCGTTGCGGACAACAAGGCGCTGCTCCGGTATTCGGACTCGATCATCCGTTTCTATCTTCAGGAACAACCGCTGCTCCCCACGCTGCCCACCTATAATTGCCGCGACTACGACCAGCTCGAATATGTAAAAGCCAACCTCGGCAGCCTTTTGTTGCGCCCGGTCCAGCGCCAGGACAGCCATCAGCGCTGGGTGTTGCACAAGCCCCGCGATGCCTACGAAGGCGCAATGGAAAAAATGCTGCGCGAAAATCCAGCTTCCATCGTCGCGCATCCCAAAATCGACGTGACGGGAATTCCGCGCTTTGAAAACGGGCGGATGATCCCACGCCCTGCTTTTCTACGCGCTTTCCTCCTCATGGGTGAAAACCCGCTGGTTCTGCCCGGGGGATTGACGCGGCAAAGTCTGCCGTCCGACAACCGCCACATCGTGGCCAACCTCGCATCGGGCGTGAAAGACACCTGGGTGCATGGCGGAAATGAACGCCCGACAAGCAGCGCCTCCCGGACGCGCAACGCCTGGGCGCCTCGCGAGTTCAAAATTCCCAGCCGCGTCGCGGAAAGCCTGTACTGGATCGGACGCTACACCGAACGGGCGGAAAACACATCCCGCATGCTGCACGTGCTTGAAGAACTGGGTTGGTCGCAGTTGGGCCGCCGCGAACGCCGCAATGTGTGGCCGCTCTGGCAGGCTGTGGCGTCCTCCACCGGCCAGAATGATTATCTCAAAATCAAAAGCCCTCCCGCCCAGGTCTCCGGCCTGAGCCGGCGCCTCATCAGCGGGCGGGACAACACCGCCTCCGTCTTTTTTTGCATCACCCTGGCCAACCAGAACGCCCAAGACATCCGTGAATTCATCACGCCCGAGGTTTGGGCCGTCCTCAGCCGTTTTATGCGCCGGCTGGAACAACGCTGCCAGGACAACACGGCGCCGGCCTTGTCACTTCAGGAAATCTGCCAGGCCAGCGTCGATGAAATCGCCTGCCTCAACGGCACCATTCTCCGGACGATGCCGCATGATGACAGTTGGGAGTTCTACCGCCTCGGCACGCTTCTGGAGCGCGCCATCTGCACCGTGACGGTCCTCGACATCGTTCTCAGCAGCGCCTTGAAAAATCTGGACCCGTCCGGAGGACAGGACCCAGACCTGACTTCGCTCCTCCGCCTCCTGAGTTCGCTTGACGCCTACCAGCGCGAATTCCGCTCGCGCACCTATGTCGGCCAGGTGGCCGAATTGCTCTGGCGAAAATCCGAGGCGCCCAGTTCGGTCGCGTACTGCTGCAAACACATCCTGTATGCGCTGCGCAGCGTGCTGGGCGCAGGCGAGACAGATCCGGGTTCCCCGCTCCACCACGCGCAAACGGTGCTGGAGCACATCGGCAACATCCGCTGTGAAACGCTTTTTCCGCGGGACGCGTTCGAGGCCGATGTGGCCGGGCCTTCAAACCTGCCCAACATCCTCCAGTTGCAGGCCCGTGTGAAACAGGAGAGTTCCTACCTGGAACAGCATCTCCTGCGCCTCCATGAATTGGTCGAGGACCGTTTTTTCAGCCACCAGATGGACTATCCAAACGGAGGAAATAACGGCGCCCTGCCGCGTGATCCATGAGATTCCGCATTGTCCACCACACGGAATATCTCTACCGCATGCCGGCCTCCGA
It includes:
- a CDS encoding circularly permuted type 2 ATP-grasp protein; protein product: MAVSRKHFSASEPLSEPASADTADFLRSLRNLPPSELRKRQQKMEALALDLGIHFSLNGQSGLLDRQWKFDIIPHIIPQQEWNLIEAGLIQRTRAFSRFLSDLYSEQKILKEKVIPYHLVFEDPSYLFEYSNIPTPRDINILIGAVDLVRGTDGRWFATQNHYSTPFGISFILQNRRMLTQAFPEIFQTFNACPVSSFSTELVERISSLSDKPNPHIVLLSHSTTLDNFFEESFLARRMGVAIVKPADLIVRENCVYLKTIRGLEQVDVIYRRLESRSIDPIAFRGASQQGIPGLVNCARQGKVAIANALGCGVADNKALLRYSDSIIRFYLQEQPLLPTLPTYNCRDYDQLEYVKANLGSLLLRPVQRQDSHQRWVLHKPRDAYEGAMEKMLRENPASIVAHPKIDVTGIPRFENGRMIPRPAFLRAFLLMGENPLVLPGGLTRQSLPSDNRHIVANLASGVKDTWVHGGNERPTSSASRTRNAWAPREFKIPSRVAESLYWIGRYTERAENTSRMLHVLEELGWSQLGRRERRNVWPLWQAVASSTGQNDYLKIKSPPAQVSGLSRRLISGRDNTASVFFCITLANQNAQDIREFITPEVWAVLSRFMRRLEQRCQDNTAPALSLQEICQASVDEIACLNGTILRTMPHDDSWEFYRLGTLLERAICTVTVLDIVLSSALKNLDPSGGQDPDLTSLLRLLSSLDAYQREFRSRTYVGQVAELLWRKSEAPSSVAYCCKHILYALRSVLGAGETDPGSPLHHAQTVLEHIGNIRCETLFPRDAFEADVAGPSNLPNILQLQARVKQESSYLEQHLLRLHELVEDRFFSHQMDYPNGGNNGALPRDP